Proteins from a single region of Peromyscus eremicus chromosome 9, PerEre_H2_v1, whole genome shotgun sequence:
- the Chmp7 gene encoding charged multivesicular body protein 7, whose amino-acid sequence MWSPGREAQAPTGGDPAGLLPPEWEEDEERMSFLFSAFKRSREVNSTDWDSKMGFWAPLVLSHSRRQGVVRLRLRDLQEAFQRKGSVPLGLATVLQDLLRRGELQRESDFMASVDSSWISWGVGVFLLKPLKWTLSNMLGDNKVPAEEVLVAVELLKEKAEEVYRLYQNSPLSSHPVVALSELSTLCANSCPDERTFYLVLLQLQKEKRVTVLEQNGEKIVKFARGPHAKVSPVNDVDVGVYQLMQSEQLLSRKVESLSQESERCKEEARRACRAGKKQLALRSLKAKQRTEKRIEALHAKLDTVQGILDRIYASQTDQMVFNAYQAGVGALKLSMKDVTVEKAESLVDQIQELCDTQDEVSQTLAGGVTNGLDFDSEELEKELDILLQDTTKEPLDLPDNPRETLYTNSVPKPRILDAELEAELEKLSLSEGGLQVPSSKSPKRQLEPTL is encoded by the exons ATGTGGTCCCCGGGGCGGGAGGCCCAGGCCCCGACCGGGGGAGACCCGGCGGGCCTCCTGCCGCCCGAgtgggaggaggatgaggagcgCATGTCTTTCCTGTTCTCCGCCTTCAAGAGGAGCCGCGAGGTGAACAGCACCGACTGGGACAGCAAGATGGGCTTCTGGGCGCCGTTGGTGCTGAGCCACAGCCGCCGCCAAGGGGTGGTGCGCCTGCGTCTGCGGGACTTGCAGGAGGCCTTCCAGCGCAAGGGCAGTGTCCCTCTGGGGCTGGCCACCGTGCTGCAGGACCTGCTGCG tcGAGGTGAGCTGCAGCGAGAATCAGACTTCATGGCCAGCGTGGACAGCAGCTGGATCTCCTGGGGGGTTGGAGTCTTCCTGCTGAAGCCCCTCAAGTGGACTCTTTCTAACATGCTCGGGGATAACAAAGTTCCAGCTGAGGAGGTGCTCGTGGCTGTGGAGCTGCTTAAG GAAAAGGCTGAGGAGGTTTATCGCCTGTACCAGAACTcacccctctcctcccaccctgtgGTGGCCCTGTCAGAGCTGAGTACTCTGTGTGCCAACTCCTGCCCAGACGAGAGAACCTTCTACCTGGTGCTGCTGCAGCTGCAGAAGGAGAAGAGAGTCACGGTCTTGGAGCAGAACGGAGAGAAG ATTGTGAAGTTTGCCAGGGGACCACATGCCAAAGTGTCTCCTGTCAACGATGTGGATGTTGGGGTCTACCAGCTGATGCAGAGTGAGCAGCTTCTCTCTCGAAAGGTTGAGTCTTTATCCCAAGAATCTGAGAG GTGCAAAGAGGAAGCCCGCCGAGCATGCCGAGCTGGAAAGAAGCAGTTG GCACTGAGGTCTCTCAAGGCCAAGCAGAGGACAGAGAAACGCATTGAGGCCCTGCACGCCAAGCTGGACACTGTTCAAGGCATCCTGGATCGCATCTATGCCTCCCAGACAGACCAGATG GTTTTTAATGCTTACCAAGCTGGTGTGGGAGCCTTGAAACTCTCCATGAAGGACGTCACAGTGGAGAAGGCAGAGAGCCTTGTGGACCAGATCCAGGAG CTGTGTGACACGCAGGATGAAGTTTCTCAGACTCTGGCTGGCGGGGTAACCAATGGTTTAG ATTTTGACAGTGAGGAACTGGAGAAGGAGTTGGACATCCTCCTTCAGGACACCACCAAAGAACCTTTGGACCTGCCCGACAACCCCCGTGAGACGCTTTATACCAACAGTGTGCCTAAGCCTAGGATCTTGGATGCTGAACTTGAAGCTGAACTTGAGAAACTGTCCTTATCAGAAGGAG GTTTGCAGGTCCCGAGCAGTAAATCTCCGAAAAGGCAACTGGAGCCGACTCTCTAA